A region from the Campylobacter subantarcticus LMG 24377 genome encodes:
- a CDS encoding methyltransferase domain-containing protein — protein sequence MDNSLSGYTKKYDNEGYGLQYPDGHVIRFYERILKYKLNKTSGNLLDFGCGNGVHSKYFQDVTGGGINTYGIDIIPSLKNTWKKDPSINEDSFHVITPNSSFKNLFNVKMDFIFANQSLYYLPSKDFQKTIEEFYDLCNDGAIIFATMISSKAYQEFVIGNVKENGLVEVKSSPRLNDESTYINFTKTIEELKEKFKPFKPLFWGDYELINLYNFEGSVQHFIYIGEK from the coding sequence ATGGATAATTCACTATCAGGATATACTAAAAAATATGATAATGAGGGGTATGGCTTGCAATATCCAGATGGGCATGTTATAAGATTTTATGAGAGAATCTTAAAATATAAATTAAATAAAACAAGTGGAAATTTACTTGATTTTGGTTGCGGAAATGGAGTACACTCTAAATATTTTCAAGATGTGACGGGGGGGGGTATTAATACCTATGGTATAGATATTATTCCTAGCTTAAAAAATACTTGGAAAAAAGATCCTAGTATAAATGAAGATAGTTTTCATGTTATTACGCCTAATTCTAGCTTTAAAAATTTATTTAATGTAAAAATGGATTTTATTTTTGCAAATCAAAGTTTATATTATCTACCAAGCAAAGATTTTCAAAAAACTATTGAAGAATTTTATGATTTATGTAATGATGGAGCAATAATTTTCGCGACAATGATTAGCTCTAAAGCTTATCAAGAATTTGTTATAGGAAATGTCAAAGAAAATGGTTTGGTAGAAGTAAAATCTAGTCCAAGATTAAATGATGAATCTACTTATATAAATTTTACAAAAACAATTGAAGAGTTAAAAGAGAAATTTAAACCTTTCAAGCCATTATTTTGGGGAGATTATGAACTGATAAATTTATATAATTTTGAAGGAAGTGTACAGCATTTTATTTATATAGGAGAAAAATAA
- a CDS encoding RDD family protein: MSANQELFDKLEKEELKIASFKKRFLAYVIDSFVILAIVSIILLDKINSMQTYEEIHNLLMRFAGGILILQFAYHSLFTYLYGATLGKMLLRIMVIDQELLDKPNFTQSALRAGVRQISDMLYGLGFAWALSNIVLKTWHDYAAKTVVIDLA, encoded by the coding sequence ATGAGTGCCAATCAAGAATTATTCGATAAGTTAGAAAAAGAAGAATTAAAAATAGCAAGTTTTAAAAAAAGATTTTTAGCTTATGTTATTGATAGTTTTGTAATTTTGGCCATTGTAAGTATTATTTTGCTTGATAAAATTAATTCTATGCAAACTTATGAAGAAATTCATAACCTTTTAATGCGCTTTGCTGGTGGAATTTTGATTTTACAGTTTGCGTATCACAGTTTATTTACTTATTTATATGGTGCAACTTTAGGAAAAATGCTTTTGAGGATTATGGTGATTGACCAGGAATTGCTAGATAAACCAAATTTTACTCAAAGTGCTTTAAGAGCAGGTGTAAGACAAATCAGTGATATGTTATATGGTTTGGGCTTTGCTTGGGCTTTGAGTAATATTGTTTTGAAAACTTGGCATGATTATGCAGCCAAAACAGTGGTGATAGATCTTGCGTAA
- a CDS encoding polyribonucleotide nucleotidyltransferase, which yields MQHEININNHFEIFDTDKVAKQAAGAVLMQEKNAVVLATVAREEKMVEEDFLPLTVQYIEKAYAAGKIPGGYVKRETKPGDNETLSARIIDRSLRPLFPRGYAYPTQIVIMVLSADPEVDLQVMSLNAASVALYLSDIPIKAPVCGVRIGRINNEFVLNPSNSELKNSTLDLYIAGVKDELLMIEMRALANRQDDKHCMNELSEDDTLKALDFASSAILRGSNEYEKVFAAYRKNSKLEFKIESDNVQIIDYIKNTYITKLKIAINQMAKSERLSEILQIAKEIESKSIAIENEWKIEDIEKALHVCKRELIRNQIINENKRADGRGLKDVRKIDIETNILPSAHGSCLFTRGQTQALVVATLGNDNDAQMSDMLTEKNPICEKFMVNYNFPGFSVGEASPIKAPGRRELGHGNLAKRALHPSVDVDYVHTIRLVSEILESNGSSSMATVCGGALALRAAGVKSEKLVAGVAMGLVFEDEKYAILTDIMGLEDHDGDMDFKVAGSYEGITALQMDIKLGGIEQQVLKEALYQAKEAREHILKLMEEADRNIIVNEAILPKIEIFDVDPNKIPDIIGQGGKTIKEVIEKFEVNIDLDRYKGEVKITGIDYDLISQSKEYILKLLHSKGSNKKHDKKEMPKFEIGEEFLGRVQKVVEFGVFIELKEGVDGLLHNSKIKEKLEVSNEVKVKVAEIKNGKVSLDLV from the coding sequence ATGCAACACGAAATAAATATCAATAATCACTTTGAAATATTTGACACTGATAAAGTGGCAAAACAAGCTGCCGGTGCAGTTTTAATGCAAGAAAAAAATGCAGTAGTTTTGGCAACCGTAGCAAGAGAAGAAAAAATGGTAGAAGAGGATTTTTTACCTCTTACAGTACAATACATAGAAAAAGCTTATGCAGCAGGTAAAATTCCAGGAGGTTATGTTAAAAGAGAAACTAAACCTGGTGACAATGAAACACTAAGTGCTAGGATTATAGATAGAAGCTTAAGACCTCTTTTTCCAAGAGGGTATGCGTATCCAACCCAAATTGTTATAATGGTTCTTTCTGCCGATCCTGAAGTAGATTTGCAAGTGATGAGTTTAAATGCTGCAAGTGTTGCTTTGTATTTAAGTGATATTCCTATCAAAGCACCAGTCTGTGGTGTAAGAATAGGTCGTATAAATAATGAATTTGTTTTAAATCCAAGCAATAGTGAGTTGAAAAATAGCACCCTAGATCTTTATATAGCAGGTGTTAAAGATGAGCTTTTGATGATAGAAATGAGAGCTTTGGCAAACAGGCAAGACGATAAACACTGTATGAATGAACTTAGTGAAGATGATACTTTAAAAGCTTTAGATTTTGCAAGCAGTGCAATCTTACGTGGTTCCAATGAATATGAAAAAGTATTTGCTGCTTATAGGAAAAATTCTAAACTCGAGTTTAAAATAGAGTCAGATAATGTTCAAATTATTGACTATATAAAAAATACTTATATAACAAAACTCAAAATTGCTATTAATCAAATGGCAAAAAGTGAAAGGCTAAGTGAAATTTTGCAAATAGCAAAAGAGATTGAAAGTAAATCTATAGCTATTGAAAACGAATGGAAAATTGAAGATATTGAAAAAGCTTTGCATGTATGCAAAAGAGAACTTATTAGAAATCAAATTATTAATGAAAATAAAAGAGCAGATGGTAGAGGTTTAAAGGATGTTAGAAAAATAGATATAGAAACAAATATTTTACCAAGTGCACACGGATCTTGTCTTTTTACTAGAGGGCAAACTCAAGCTTTAGTTGTGGCTACCTTGGGAAATGATAATGATGCGCAAATGTCAGATATGCTTACAGAAAAAAATCCTATTTGTGAAAAATTTATGGTTAATTATAATTTTCCGGGATTTTCTGTAGGTGAGGCTAGCCCTATAAAAGCTCCTGGTAGAAGAGAACTAGGGCATGGAAATTTAGCAAAACGAGCCTTACATCCTAGTGTAGATGTAGATTATGTTCATACCATTCGTTTGGTATCTGAAATTTTAGAAAGCAATGGTTCTAGTTCTATGGCTACTGTTTGTGGCGGTGCTTTGGCTTTAAGAGCTGCGGGAGTAAAAAGTGAAAAACTAGTGGCAGGTGTGGCAATGGGACTTGTTTTTGAAGATGAAAAATATGCTATTTTAACAGATATTATGGGGCTTGAAGATCACGATGGAGATATGGATTTTAAAGTAGCAGGAAGTTATGAAGGGATTACTGCTTTACAGATGGATATAAAACTTGGTGGTATAGAGCAGCAAGTTTTAAAAGAAGCTTTATATCAAGCAAAAGAAGCTAGAGAACATATTTTAAAACTAATGGAAGAAGCTGATAGAAATATCATTGTTAATGAAGCTATCTTGCCAAAAATTGAAATTTTTGATGTAGATCCAAATAAAATTCCTGATATTATAGGTCAAGGTGGTAAAACCATTAAAGAAGTCATTGAAAAATTTGAAGTTAATATTGATTTAGATAGATATAAAGGTGAGGTTAAAATAACAGGAATTGATTATGATTTGATTTCTCAAAGCAAAGAATATATATTAAAATTACTTCACTCTAAAGGTTCTAATAAAAAACACGATAAAAAAGAAATGCCTAAATTTGAGATTGGAGAAGAATTTTTAGGAAGAGTTCAAAAAGTTGTAGAATTTGGAGTTTTTATTGAACTTAAAGAAGGCGTGGATGGTTTATTGCATAATTCTAAAATAAAAGAAAAATTAGAGGTAAGTAATGAAGTTAAAGTTAAAGTTGCGGAAATTAAAAACGGAAAGGTATCTTTAGATTTAGTCTGA
- a CDS encoding phosphoribosyltransferase family protein, producing the protein MFFEDEKEALERLYDLLPLNKLKDYIIITPSLKSIVFVDALAKKIEISYDFLFTEQIKAPNNNECQIAMISETKELLYNEALVKAFDISLDYIYGEANRTYEEKILKNVYRYRKGNLLKDLKGKNILMLHEGCESGITASSCIKSLLKEEVSSIIYATALMPSDVYDYISVFADEVYCVQKIDHFVDIEFYFKNKTILQTHEILDILEESRYYLPLKK; encoded by the coding sequence ATGTTTTTTGAAGATGAAAAAGAAGCACTTGAAAGATTATATGATTTACTTCCGTTAAATAAATTAAAAGATTACATCATTATTACTCCTTCTTTAAAATCTATAGTTTTTGTTGATGCATTGGCAAAAAAAATAGAAATATCCTATGATTTTTTATTTACAGAGCAAATTAAAGCTCCTAATAATAATGAATGTCAAATAGCCATGATTAGTGAAACAAAAGAATTACTTTATAATGAAGCCTTAGTTAAGGCTTTTGATATAAGCTTGGATTATATTTATGGTGAGGCAAATAGGACTTATGAAGAAAAAATTCTAAAGAATGTATATCGTTATAGAAAAGGTAATCTTTTAAAAGATTTAAAAGGAAAAAATATTTTAATGTTGCATGAGGGGTGTGAAAGTGGGATTACTGCTTCTTCATGTATAAAAAGCTTGTTAAAAGAAGAGGTTAGTAGTATTATTTATGCTACTGCATTAATGCCAAGCGATGTATATGATTATATTAGTGTTTTTGCAGATGAGGTTTATTGCGTGCAAAAAATTGATCATTTTGTAGATATTGAGTTCTATTTTAAAAATAAAACGATTTTACAAACTCATGAAATTTTAGATATTCTAGAAGAAAGTAGGTATTATTTACCTTTAAAAAAATAA
- a CDS encoding LPS-assembly protein LptD, which yields MLRKILLSLACVGSLYASKVDIYALDVVKTNDIIEAKNNVVVVSDLYLITANKAKFNEITKDLELFGDVNILRGQKERTNSTYTKINLKDNTTAFKNLFFSNNDLEVWLQCHQANLNDKFVVTKKSVVSSCNVENPDWEIRFDEGKLNKESNFLHLYNAKLYVKNTPVMYLPYFGFSVDTKRKSGLLIPQVVLKQSEGLYYNQPIYYVIDDSVDIQFEPQIRTKRGYGLYSTLRFIDSPHSQGEISGGIFGEKSSYKREENLKNKEHYGLEIKYSSEALFKSLLSDEFQEGLWVDTTYLNDVDYMNLSSSTKTEASLVTSKINYFLSDDDNYYGAYAKYYIDTSKISNKDTMQEYPSFQYHRYLNGFFDNYIQYSLDASFHRYYRHTGIYAKTLDFDLPLIYHTSFLDDFLNFAFTERVYANFVDYSNTDIKNQEHLFQNSHNFSLYTDLSKPYENFYHTLYLGANYFIPGAKSGKITEDFIELKDEPEQFSFSMYQYFYSVLGKKKLYHSLKAKYFTKEGSFGGFDNVVEYFYNDYISLRNEAEYSGIDNRFDKVFSEALFDYGEWKISLNHAYRIYEKEKYNFLGTKAQYDINANYQIFGGLWFDLNKDPEKWEVGYTYQRKCWNYSLMYRKDVSPKLTSGGISAKDQSGLYFMFNFYPLGGVSYDFSLEENERSI from the coding sequence ATCTTGCGTAAAATATTGCTTTCTTTAGCTTGCGTAGGAAGTCTGTATGCTTCTAAGGTAGATATTTATGCCTTAGATGTTGTAAAAACAAATGATATCATAGAAGCAAAAAATAATGTGGTTGTAGTTTCTGATTTGTATTTAATAACCGCAAACAAGGCTAAATTTAATGAAATAACTAAAGATTTAGAATTGTTTGGTGATGTAAATATCTTACGAGGACAAAAAGAAAGAACTAATTCTACTTATACTAAAATTAATCTCAAAGATAACACAACAGCTTTTAAAAATTTATTTTTTTCAAATAACGATTTAGAGGTTTGGTTGCAATGTCATCAAGCAAATTTAAATGATAAATTTGTTGTAACTAAAAAGTCGGTTGTTTCTAGTTGTAATGTTGAAAATCCTGATTGGGAAATTCGTTTTGATGAGGGTAAATTAAATAAAGAGAGTAATTTTTTACATCTTTATAATGCAAAATTATATGTAAAAAATACCCCTGTGATGTATTTGCCATATTTTGGCTTTAGCGTAGATACTAAAAGAAAAAGCGGTTTGTTAATTCCTCAAGTAGTTTTAAAACAAAGTGAGGGATTATATTATAACCAGCCAATCTATTATGTTATTGATGATAGTGTAGATATTCAATTTGAACCTCAAATTAGAACAAAAAGAGGTTATGGTTTATACTCAACTTTAAGATTTATTGATAGTCCTCATTCTCAAGGTGAAATTAGTGGTGGTATTTTTGGAGAAAAATCAAGCTATAAAAGAGAAGAAAATTTAAAAAATAAAGAACATTATGGTTTAGAGATTAAATATTCAAGCGAAGCTTTATTTAAGAGTCTTTTGAGTGATGAATTTCAAGAAGGCTTATGGGTTGATACTACTTATTTAAATGATGTAGATTATATGAATTTAAGCTCTAGTACAAAAACTGAAGCTTCTTTGGTTACCTCAAAAATAAATTATTTTTTATCTGATGATGATAATTATTATGGTGCTTATGCAAAGTACTATATAGACACTTCTAAAATTAGCAACAAAGATACCATGCAAGAATATCCATCTTTTCAATATCATAGATATTTAAATGGTTTTTTTGATAATTATATACAGTATAGCTTAGATGCTTCTTTTCATAGATATTATAGACATACAGGTATTTATGCTAAAACTTTAGATTTTGATTTGCCTTTAATTTATCACACAAGTTTTTTGGATGATTTCTTAAATTTTGCCTTCACAGAAAGAGTTTATGCAAATTTTGTAGATTATTCTAATACAGATATTAAAAATCAAGAGCATTTGTTTCAAAATTCACATAATTTTTCTTTATATACAGATCTTTCCAAACCTTATGAAAATTTTTATCATACCTTATATTTAGGTGCTAATTATTTTATACCTGGGGCCAAATCAGGTAAAATTACCGAAGATTTTATAGAATTAAAAGATGAGCCTGAGCAGTTTAGTTTTTCGATGTATCAATATTTTTACAGTGTTTTAGGTAAAAAAAAACTATATCATAGTTTAAAGGCTAAATATTTTACCAAAGAGGGTAGTTTTGGTGGTTTTGATAATGTTGTGGAATATTTTTATAATGATTATATAAGTTTAAGAAATGAGGCAGAATATTCAGGAATAGATAATCGCTTTGATAAAGTATTTAGTGAAGCCTTATTTGATTATGGTGAGTGGAAAATTAGTTTAAACCATGCTTATAGAATATATGAAAAAGAAAAATATAATTTTTTAGGAACTAAAGCTCAATATGATATAAATGCTAACTATCAAATATTTGGCGGTTTGTGGTTTGATTTGAATAAAGATCCTGAAAAATGGGAGGTAGGTTATACCTATCAAAGAAAATGTTGGAATTATTCTTTGATGTATCGCAAGGATGTTTCGCCTAAACTTACTAGCGGTGGGATTAGTGCTAAAGATCAAAGTGGTTTGTATTTCATGTTTAATTTTTATCCTTTGGGTGGGGTATCTTATGATTTTTCTTTGGAAGAAAATGAAAGGTCTATATAA